The following coding sequences are from one Mycolicibacterium aichiense window:
- a CDS encoding alpha/beta fold hydrolase has product MPTISDTVTTADGTCPVILAVPDGQGPWPGVILYPDAGGTRATFVDMAARLADLGYAVLVPDVYYRSGDWAPFDMETVFSDKDERQRLFSMIGSVTPEAMAADARAFFDYLAGRPEVTGEAFGTTGYCMGGRTSLTVAARVPERVAAAMSFHGGGLASDDPGSPHLLADRITAAVYVGGAQDDASFTKAQADTLDEALTKAGVDHTIEWYPAAHGFAVPDNAPYDEAAATRHWDAMRDFFGMHLSR; this is encoded by the coding sequence ATGCCGACCATCTCTGACACCGTCACCACTGCCGATGGAACCTGTCCGGTCATCCTCGCCGTTCCCGACGGGCAGGGACCGTGGCCCGGCGTGATCCTGTATCCCGATGCCGGTGGTACCCGCGCGACGTTTGTCGACATGGCGGCCCGGCTGGCCGACCTGGGATACGCGGTGTTGGTGCCGGACGTGTACTACCGCAGCGGCGATTGGGCGCCGTTCGACATGGAGACCGTGTTCAGCGACAAGGACGAGCGGCAGCGGCTGTTCTCGATGATCGGCAGCGTCACGCCTGAGGCGATGGCCGCCGATGCGCGGGCGTTCTTCGACTACCTGGCCGGTCGTCCCGAGGTGACCGGCGAGGCGTTCGGCACGACCGGCTACTGCATGGGTGGCCGCACGTCACTGACGGTCGCGGCGCGGGTACCCGAGCGCGTCGCCGCGGCAATGTCGTTTCACGGCGGCGGACTGGCCTCCGACGACCCGGGCAGCCCGCATCTGCTGGCCGACCGCATCACCGCGGCGGTCTACGTCGGCGGAGCGCAGGACGACGCGTCGTTCACCAAGGCCCAGGCCGACACCCTGGACGAGGCGTTGACGAAAGCCGGGGTCGACCACACCATCGAGTGGTATCCCGCCGCGCACGGCTTCGCGGTCCCCGACAACGCGCCCTATGACGAGGCCGCCGCCACGCGGCACTGGGATGCGATGAGGGACTTCTTCGGGATGCACCTATCCCGCTGA
- a CDS encoding GGDEF domain-containing protein yields MGARGLVHGIGLWWRQPDHYDWLTSYLKARRLLTFMRWLMFAVLSTIAAAIALALASPSGPQTPAQRIATCVASGVLAAIAVSYVCRWPTRYQSQVFSIAGNACIAVGVLAEADPRTAMVGAVAFVGLAGYVAFFHTAPFLVLTLGTGVATAAVSAARIAMAGDSAMAVAKLLILCGGILAVPFCGQVIVHWLSVDSLKSSTDTLTALPNRRGFFRSAQTLLRHADYRSRPYFTIAMIDLDGFKRLNDTLGHPTGDRALVAVADSLRAVSGTNTAVARVGGEEFLFAQLSTPEQARENAEELRTAIAAAPWGVTASLGMASTVIRAPALKPLELIEWLIARADAAMYEAKRSGGNQIRYAGDLTGDGWQAH; encoded by the coding sequence TTGGGGGCGCGCGGACTAGTGCACGGCATCGGCCTGTGGTGGCGACAACCCGACCACTACGACTGGCTGACCTCCTACCTCAAGGCGCGCCGGCTCCTGACGTTCATGCGCTGGCTGATGTTCGCCGTCTTGTCGACCATCGCCGCCGCCATCGCGCTGGCGCTGGCCAGCCCCTCGGGCCCGCAGACTCCGGCGCAGCGGATTGCCACCTGCGTGGCCAGCGGGGTGCTGGCCGCGATTGCCGTGTCGTACGTCTGCCGATGGCCCACTCGCTATCAGTCGCAGGTGTTTTCGATCGCAGGTAATGCGTGCATCGCGGTGGGCGTGCTCGCCGAGGCCGACCCACGCACCGCGATGGTCGGTGCGGTCGCATTCGTCGGGCTGGCCGGATACGTCGCCTTCTTCCACACCGCACCGTTTCTGGTTCTGACCCTCGGGACGGGCGTGGCGACCGCCGCCGTCAGCGCCGCACGGATCGCCATGGCGGGCGACTCGGCGATGGCGGTGGCCAAACTGCTGATCCTGTGCGGCGGGATACTGGCCGTCCCCTTCTGCGGTCAGGTGATCGTCCACTGGTTGTCGGTCGATTCGCTGAAGTCCTCGACCGACACGCTCACCGCCCTGCCGAACCGACGTGGCTTCTTCCGGTCGGCGCAGACCCTGTTGCGGCACGCCGACTACCGATCTCGGCCATACTTCACGATCGCGATGATCGATCTGGACGGCTTCAAGAGGCTCAACGACACCTTGGGCCACCCGACCGGGGACCGGGCTCTGGTCGCCGTCGCCGACAGCCTCAGAGCGGTCAGTGGAACCAACACCGCGGTCGCACGAGTCGGCGGCGAGGAATTCCTCTTCGCGCAGCTGTCCACGCCGGAGCAAGCCCGAGAGAACGCCGAAGAATTGCGCACGGCCATCGCCGCCGCGCCGTGGGGCGTGACGGCCAGCCTGGGGATGGCGTCGACGGTGATCCGCGCGCCCGCGCTGAAACCGCTCGAACTCATCGAATGGCTGATCGCGCGCGCCGATGCCGCCATGTACGAGGCCAAACGCAGCGGTGGGAATCAGATTCGCTATGCCGGGGACCTGACGGGCGATGGGTGGCAGGCGCACTAA
- a CDS encoding class I adenylate-forming enzyme family protein produces MPDAHWGSDIDADGYAGHRGLQYSPRPTTFAQVFADAQRWAQRTFLVQGEHRMTYAAFTEAVNAGTAALRDDGVQPGDRIMLYAYNSPAWVVALWSAWRSGAVPVLANRWWKQTEVEHAIGLLDPHLVIADTTPAGVAKARTRHVGAFTDGSLTSPAVDASEIEDPDATSVILFTSGSSGLPKAVELSRRAVIANQHNVLAVTKRLPHQLNPDAPQAVSLASTPMFHVGGLSNLLSNYLTGGRVVIPEGRFDAGQVLGLIEREGVHSWGGVPTMAIRVLEHPDFDSFDLSTLRSFPLGGAAVPTALLDRMRVRLPQLAGRGLGNTWGMTEAGGFLTSATGRDLEKYPGTVGRPYPVVELAIDRPDADGVGEVLARSPTVMNGYVGIDDGTVDDEGWLHTGDLGHLVDGYLFIDGRAKDIVIRGGENIGCGQVEAALSTHPAVVEVAAIGLPHPDLGEELAAVVVHRGADAAPTADELRAHVSDVLAHFAIPTRWHISTTALPTLPGEKIDKKSLADRFS; encoded by the coding sequence ATGCCAGACGCGCACTGGGGAAGCGACATCGACGCTGATGGTTATGCCGGTCATCGGGGCCTGCAGTACTCCCCTCGACCGACGACCTTCGCGCAGGTGTTCGCCGACGCGCAGCGCTGGGCTCAGCGCACCTTCCTGGTGCAGGGCGAGCACCGCATGACATACGCCGCGTTCACCGAAGCCGTGAACGCGGGAACCGCCGCTCTGCGTGACGACGGCGTCCAGCCCGGCGACCGAATCATGCTGTACGCCTACAACAGTCCGGCCTGGGTTGTCGCCCTGTGGTCGGCGTGGCGCAGTGGCGCTGTTCCGGTGCTCGCCAATCGCTGGTGGAAACAGACCGAAGTGGAACACGCCATCGGTCTGCTCGATCCGCATCTCGTCATCGCCGACACGACGCCGGCGGGCGTAGCCAAGGCGAGAACACGACACGTCGGTGCATTCACCGACGGCAGTCTCACCTCACCCGCGGTCGACGCCTCTGAGATCGAGGATCCCGACGCGACCTCGGTGATCCTGTTCACCTCGGGCAGCTCTGGACTCCCCAAGGCGGTCGAGCTGTCCAGGCGCGCTGTCATCGCCAACCAGCACAACGTCCTGGCGGTGACCAAACGTCTGCCGCACCAGCTCAATCCTGATGCGCCGCAGGCAGTCTCGTTGGCTAGCACCCCGATGTTCCATGTCGGCGGACTCTCCAATCTGTTGAGCAACTACCTCACCGGCGGTCGGGTGGTCATTCCCGAGGGGCGGTTCGACGCCGGCCAGGTACTCGGGTTGATCGAACGCGAAGGCGTACACAGTTGGGGCGGGGTCCCGACCATGGCGATCCGGGTGCTCGAGCACCCGGATTTCGACTCGTTCGATCTGTCGACTCTGCGGTCATTCCCGCTCGGCGGGGCGGCCGTACCCACCGCGCTGTTGGACCGGATGCGGGTGCGGCTGCCTCAGCTCGCCGGCCGGGGACTCGGAAATACCTGGGGCATGACCGAAGCCGGTGGCTTTCTGACGTCGGCGACAGGTCGCGACCTTGAGAAATATCCCGGCACCGTAGGACGGCCCTATCCAGTGGTGGAGCTGGCCATCGACCGGCCGGATGCCGACGGAGTCGGAGAGGTCCTGGCCCGCTCACCAACAGTGATGAACGGCTATGTCGGTATCGACGACGGAACCGTCGACGACGAGGGCTGGCTGCACACCGGCGATCTCGGCCATCTCGTGGATGGCTATCTGTTCATCGACGGCCGCGCCAAGGACATCGTCATCCGGGGTGGCGAGAACATCGGCTGCGGCCAGGTGGAAGCCGCTCTGTCCACGCATCCGGCGGTGGTCGAGGTGGCCGCCATCGGACTGCCACACCCCGACCTCGGCGAAGAGCTCGCAGCCGTAGTCGTCCACCGGGGTGCCGATGCGGCACCGACCGCGGATGAACTCCGCGCCCACGTGTCGGATGTGCTGGCGCACTTCGCGATTCCGACCCGCTGGCACATCAGTACCACTGCCCTGCCGACGCTTCCTGGCGAAAAGATCGACAAGAAGAGCCTGGCGGATCGCTTCAGCTGA
- a CDS encoding AAA family ATPase: MTTPVLDFGGRVVDRRNELDDLRAAVDAAGRTGGACLLLSGAPGVGKSTLIHAFGIEASRAGCVFGYGRCRPDAPAPYAGLSVALGSIVHTMQATGPAERTRWQAELVAEMSGSAGILAELVPELASLLGEFVNPADLDAADSRHQLHRAIIRLLAATASYRPVVLAIDDLQWADRDTLLLLAELLTVSLRNVLVLGAHREGEFDPAGIALKSDGLQAIQLEPLALADVEELLADVCGRSVEMSDVAAEFHHRTGGNPLHVRQLFYRAQREGALVPVGPGGQPRWDLRVLTSIEVSATTAEFLGRYLDQLRPSDREVLSALACIGGEFDLEDATAAAAKSPDVVARALWECLELRLVEALDSRGQRITNAISRDARYRFSHDRVAEAARARLSDDDRRTIHLRISRRLITLGDDRIFDAARHIGIAGGAATDVPERSSFVEVVRRAARKARAQASFPLALDYCRSALDLLGDRRWSTDFALTRELQLDAADAALLVGDVMALNALLDEAEQFLNEPPDRARLAYLRLKGCVTENRLQDALEIGLQALRQLGEPVANDAGKPRMGNAIIQMKLAMRRWSNEQLLTLPRCDDERVIALHPILAELCNMAVLIRPNILPLLVRKQLDLTLAHGHTPSSPVVITGYGIVLVLLGDHGGAQRFGEVGRELAARPEFREARPQTVFMYLDYIHHWRHPIRDGVAELRSAVDAALDQGDQENAGFLVAVLLSQSFWLGRPLAEIDALARSLIPQIRSQPVPSALCQAVQQLCLNLMGRSADPLLLAGESGYDERDVLPAARSEGDAVTLAAAAAMKQGLHFWCGDYAGAAAATHEAIEHIDGLAGVPASQLVYLLGALSMIHSAPKDSATVRFVRRALALHRKWATGAPENYAAPYALIQGAWARARGQNTKADRFLHQAIGLADENQLPIVSAYTHEEVAALYADTGRATLSEHMLRRAYQRWQNLGFVVRADRLAREHPWLLRRDLSGSGGIDPVGAHQLLHSLSAARTADVLANIVLGSVADTTGADRVLFLTGEPEHLAVRAINDHGAITIVDGPWTEVSYDRAIVRRVIDDGSPAIVAGDHTATTSSVLASPIRLHDNIIGVVYAEKGESSGVFSTDHEQAVVFLCAQAAAPLWNFQLEARLRAADEYRQSLMDVQSRFVPNELLRILDIDDLRRVRSGYRVEREMTVLISDIRSYTTMIEDMNLAEAGNLATDFLRAMELPIISYNGMIQDMRGDEIVAVFESEADAVRAGLGMLRSLHDHNQERKALGSQELRAGIGITTGTVGVGLVGGVNRMVLTIIGDAVNLAARIESTNKRYGSALLISDQTHARIAHHAQFDVRRMERVRVVNRRQQVTIYEVYESDSAALREAKRAAQPAFDEAFALFDAGDVEKARTAFERCRTLLPDDPVAPLHLAHCDAITRGEMDPGQEIVLLSK; this comes from the coding sequence GTGACGACTCCGGTTCTGGACTTTGGCGGCCGTGTCGTCGACCGCCGAAACGAACTCGACGACCTCCGAGCCGCGGTGGACGCGGCCGGACGCACCGGCGGGGCGTGCCTGCTGCTGAGCGGCGCGCCGGGTGTCGGCAAGTCGACGCTGATCCACGCTTTCGGCATCGAGGCATCCCGCGCTGGGTGTGTATTCGGCTATGGGAGATGCCGACCTGACGCACCGGCCCCGTATGCGGGCTTGTCCGTCGCTCTGGGCTCGATCGTTCACACCATGCAGGCCACCGGTCCCGCCGAACGCACCCGGTGGCAAGCCGAACTCGTCGCCGAAATGTCCGGGTCTGCAGGCATTCTCGCCGAACTGGTACCCGAATTGGCTTCGCTACTAGGCGAATTCGTCAATCCTGCCGACCTCGACGCCGCCGACTCTCGCCACCAGTTACACCGCGCCATCATCCGGCTGCTCGCTGCCACGGCGTCGTATCGGCCGGTGGTGCTGGCGATCGACGACCTCCAGTGGGCCGACCGGGACACGCTGTTGCTGCTGGCCGAGCTGCTGACGGTGTCGCTGCGCAACGTCCTGGTTCTCGGCGCGCACCGGGAGGGCGAGTTCGATCCGGCCGGGATCGCGCTGAAATCGGATGGCCTGCAGGCTATCCAGCTCGAACCGCTGGCCCTCGCCGACGTCGAAGAACTGCTGGCCGATGTGTGTGGTCGCAGTGTGGAGATGAGCGACGTGGCCGCCGAATTCCACCATCGCACGGGCGGCAACCCGCTGCACGTTCGGCAACTGTTCTACCGGGCCCAACGCGAAGGCGCGCTGGTGCCGGTCGGCCCGGGTGGCCAGCCACGGTGGGATCTGCGCGTGCTCACCTCGATCGAGGTGTCCGCCACCACCGCAGAGTTCCTTGGCCGCTACCTCGACCAGCTTCGTCCTTCGGATCGTGAGGTATTGAGTGCCCTTGCGTGCATCGGTGGCGAGTTCGACCTCGAGGATGCCACCGCGGCGGCCGCGAAGTCGCCCGATGTCGTGGCCCGCGCTTTATGGGAGTGCCTGGAACTCCGGCTGGTCGAGGCACTCGACTCACGCGGGCAACGGATCACCAACGCGATAAGCCGCGATGCCCGCTACCGGTTCAGCCATGACCGGGTGGCCGAAGCCGCCCGCGCGAGGCTGTCGGACGACGACAGGCGCACCATCCATTTGCGCATAAGTCGGCGGTTGATCACGCTCGGCGACGACCGGATCTTCGACGCGGCGCGCCATATCGGCATCGCCGGCGGCGCCGCCACCGATGTGCCAGAACGCAGCAGCTTCGTCGAGGTCGTACGGCGGGCAGCTCGAAAGGCCCGGGCGCAGGCGTCATTTCCGCTGGCACTCGACTATTGCCGCAGTGCGCTGGACCTGCTCGGCGACCGGCGCTGGAGCACAGACTTCGCACTGACGCGCGAGCTTCAACTCGACGCGGCGGACGCCGCGCTGCTCGTCGGTGACGTGATGGCACTCAACGCGTTACTCGACGAAGCCGAGCAGTTCCTGAACGAGCCACCGGACCGCGCGCGTCTCGCGTATCTCCGCCTCAAAGGCTGCGTCACCGAGAATCGTCTGCAGGATGCGCTCGAGATCGGCCTTCAGGCTCTTCGGCAGCTCGGCGAACCCGTCGCGAACGACGCCGGCAAACCCCGGATGGGCAACGCGATCATCCAGATGAAACTCGCGATGCGGCGCTGGAGCAACGAACAACTGCTGACGCTGCCGCGCTGCGATGACGAGCGGGTCATCGCCCTTCACCCGATTCTTGCCGAGCTGTGCAACATGGCGGTCCTGATCCGGCCCAACATCTTGCCCCTATTGGTCCGAAAACAACTCGATCTCACCTTGGCCCACGGCCACACGCCCTCCTCACCAGTGGTCATCACCGGCTACGGCATCGTGCTCGTTCTGCTCGGCGACCACGGGGGTGCCCAGCGCTTTGGTGAGGTGGGCAGAGAACTCGCGGCACGGCCGGAATTCCGGGAGGCCCGCCCGCAGACCGTGTTCATGTATCTGGACTACATCCATCATTGGCGCCACCCCATCCGTGACGGGGTGGCTGAGCTTCGCAGTGCGGTGGATGCGGCACTCGACCAAGGCGACCAGGAGAATGCCGGCTTTTTGGTCGCGGTCCTGCTCTCCCAGTCGTTCTGGCTCGGTCGTCCGTTGGCCGAGATCGACGCACTCGCCAGATCCCTGATCCCGCAGATCCGTTCGCAACCAGTGCCCAGTGCCCTCTGCCAGGCCGTGCAGCAACTGTGCCTCAATCTGATGGGGCGCAGCGCCGACCCGCTGCTGCTCGCCGGCGAGAGCGGTTACGACGAGCGAGACGTTCTTCCGGCGGCGCGCAGCGAGGGCGATGCCGTGACCCTCGCCGCGGCCGCGGCGATGAAGCAGGGGTTGCATTTCTGGTGCGGCGACTACGCCGGAGCGGCCGCCGCCACACATGAGGCCATCGAGCACATCGACGGCTTGGCCGGGGTGCCCGCCTCACAGCTCGTGTACCTGCTTGGTGCACTGAGCATGATCCACAGCGCACCAAAGGATTCCGCGACCGTCCGCTTTGTCCGTCGGGCGCTGGCGTTGCACCGCAAGTGGGCGACGGGCGCACCGGAGAACTATGCCGCTCCCTACGCGCTCATTCAGGGTGCGTGGGCGCGAGCGCGTGGTCAGAACACCAAGGCCGATCGCTTCCTACACCAGGCGATCGGTCTCGCCGATGAGAATCAGCTTCCAATCGTAAGCGCCTACACCCACGAGGAGGTCGCCGCGCTCTACGCCGACACCGGGCGCGCGACGCTCAGTGAGCACATGCTGCGCAGGGCGTACCAGCGATGGCAGAACCTGGGTTTCGTGGTGCGTGCCGACAGGCTGGCGCGCGAGCACCCCTGGCTACTGCGGCGCGATCTGTCCGGGTCGGGCGGCATCGACCCGGTCGGCGCGCACCAGTTGCTGCACTCCCTGTCGGCCGCGCGGACCGCGGACGTGCTGGCCAACATCGTTCTGGGCTCGGTGGCGGACACCACCGGCGCGGATCGGGTCCTGTTCCTCACCGGCGAGCCCGAACACCTGGCAGTTCGCGCCATCAATGACCATGGCGCCATCACGATCGTCGACGGCCCGTGGACCGAAGTCTCCTACGATCGGGCGATCGTGCGTCGAGTGATCGACGACGGATCACCTGCGATCGTTGCCGGTGACCACACAGCAACCACATCATCGGTACTTGCATCACCGATACGATTGCACGACAACATAATCGGTGTGGTCTACGCCGAGAAGGGCGAATCCTCAGGAGTTTTCAGTACCGACCACGAGCAGGCGGTCGTATTCTTGTGCGCGCAAGCAGCTGCTCCCCTGTGGAACTTCCAACTCGAGGCACGACTTCGGGCCGCCGACGAGTACCGGCAGTCGCTGATGGACGTTCAATCGCGATTCGTGCCGAACGAACTCCTGCGCATCCTCGACATCGACGATCTCCGCCGCGTCCGCAGCGGCTATCGGGTCGAACGCGAGATGACGGTGCTCATCAGCGACATCCGTAGTTACACCACGATGATCGAGGATATGAACCTGGCTGAGGCGGGCAACCTGGCGACGGACTTCCTGCGAGCCATGGAGCTGCCGATCATCAGCTACAACGGCATGATCCAAGACATGCGCGGCGACGAGATCGTCGCCGTCTTCGAGTCCGAGGCCGACGCTGTGCGCGCGGGGTTGGGCATGCTGCGCTCCTTGCACGATCACAACCAGGAGCGCAAAGCACTCGGTTCCCAAGAGCTGCGGGCCGGCATCGGCATCACCACCGGCACGGTGGGGGTCGGACTGGTTGGTGGAGTCAACCGGATGGTTCTCACCATCATCGGCGACGCAGTCAACCTCGCTGCGCGCATTGAGAGCACCAACAAGCGTTACGGCTCGGCGTTGCTGATCTCCGATCAGACCCATGCGCGGATTGCCCACCACGCGCAGTTCGACGTCCGCCGCATGGAACGGGTCCGGGTGGTCAACCGCCGCCAGCAGGTGACGATTTATGAGGTGTACGAATCGGATTCGGCTGCACTGCGAGAGGCGAAGCGTGCGGCACAGCCCGCCTTCGACGAAGCCTTCGCCCTGTTCGACGCAGGCGATGTCGAGAAAGCCCGCACCGCCTTCGAACGCTGCCGGACGTTGCTGCCTGACGATCCGGTCGCACCGTTGCATCTGGCGCACTGCGATGCGATTACCCGAGGCGAAATGGACCCCGGCCAGGAAATCGTTCTCCTGAGTAAGTAG
- a CDS encoding winged helix-turn-helix domain-containing protein: MTRLSADQARRVAISAQGFAAPKPRGAVSRAHLRRLISRIQVLQLDSVSVAVRAHYAPVFSRLGPYDRSVLDSAAWSHSARAPRLLVEYWAHEAALMAVEDWPLMRWRMREYAHGRWGQEIVKKNPRLADNVLAAVDELGPSTAGQIEAHLEGERARRKGPWWDRSDTKWVAEALWSSGALTTATRIGFARHYDLTEKVLPPHVLAREVDDDEAVRELVQRAAGALGVATEPDLRDYFRLSPKQSKPAVASLVADGALEEVEVDGWSAPAYLTPGVTVPRADRGTALLCPFDPLIFFRPRLERIFGFHYRIEIYTPEPKRQYGYYVWPFLLDGHLVGRVDLKADRANDGLNVVGAFTEPGQNPAVVAPRLAVELQSMAAWLGLGTVTVGARGNLVAALGKAL; encoded by the coding sequence ATGACCCGGCTTTCTGCCGATCAGGCCCGCCGCGTCGCCATCTCAGCTCAGGGCTTCGCCGCACCGAAGCCTCGCGGGGCCGTCAGCCGCGCGCACCTGCGCCGGCTCATCTCACGCATCCAGGTGTTGCAGCTCGACTCGGTGTCGGTGGCCGTGCGGGCGCACTACGCGCCGGTGTTCAGCAGGCTCGGCCCCTACGATCGCAGCGTCCTCGACTCTGCCGCGTGGAGCCACAGCGCCCGGGCGCCACGGCTGCTGGTCGAGTACTGGGCCCACGAGGCTGCGCTGATGGCAGTCGAGGACTGGCCACTGATGCGTTGGCGGATGCGTGAATACGCCCACGGCCGCTGGGGCCAGGAGATCGTCAAGAAGAACCCGCGACTGGCCGACAACGTCCTGGCTGCCGTCGACGAACTCGGGCCGAGTACGGCCGGCCAGATCGAAGCGCACCTGGAAGGGGAGCGCGCGCGGCGCAAGGGTCCCTGGTGGGACCGCAGCGACACCAAGTGGGTAGCCGAGGCGCTGTGGTCGTCGGGAGCTCTGACGACGGCGACGCGGATCGGGTTCGCCCGGCACTACGACCTCACCGAGAAGGTGTTGCCCCCGCACGTGCTGGCCCGCGAGGTCGACGATGACGAGGCAGTGCGGGAATTGGTGCAGCGCGCCGCGGGTGCGTTGGGGGTGGCCACCGAACCCGACCTGCGTGACTATTTCCGGCTGAGTCCCAAGCAGAGCAAGCCCGCGGTCGCGTCTCTCGTTGCCGACGGTGCGCTCGAGGAGGTCGAGGTCGATGGCTGGTCGGCACCGGCGTACTTGACGCCGGGTGTGACGGTGCCCCGGGCGGATCGCGGCACGGCGCTGTTGTGCCCGTTCGACCCGCTGATCTTCTTTCGCCCGCGGCTCGAGCGGATCTTCGGTTTCCATTACCGCATAGAGATTTACACGCCCGAACCGAAGCGGCAGTACGGCTACTACGTGTGGCCGTTCCTGCTCGACGGCCACCTGGTCGGACGTGTCGACCTCAAGGCCGACCGCGCCAACGATGGGCTCAACGTGGTCGGAGCATTCACCGAGCCGGGCCAGAACCCGGCGGTGGTCGCGCCCAGGCTGGCGGTCGAACTCCAGAGCATGGCGGCCTGGCTCGGGTTGGGCACCGTCACGGTCGGCGCGCGCGGCAACCTGGTCGCGGCGCTGGGTAAGGCGCTGTAG
- a CDS encoding TetR/AcrR family transcriptional regulator encodes MERRAADRRASNERWHSILVGATEVFRREGFARARLEDVAAEVGINRASLYYYVGTKEELLLALIEEPARDMTRHCRAALESDEPADVKLRAALHSYVDDLQNHPELFLLFSESQHIAAIPDAHGISTNAEDYAQTLLAIVKEGVGTGVFRADLEPRLMTHGILGMHNWIHRWYAPNGRCSLTEIGEVFAEMILSGLRP; translated from the coding sequence ATCGAACGTCGCGCAGCAGATCGCCGGGCGTCCAACGAGCGCTGGCACAGCATCCTTGTCGGTGCCACCGAGGTTTTCCGGCGTGAGGGATTCGCCCGTGCCCGGCTCGAGGACGTGGCCGCCGAAGTCGGCATCAATCGGGCGTCGCTCTACTACTACGTGGGGACCAAGGAAGAGTTGCTACTCGCCCTCATCGAAGAGCCTGCCCGCGACATGACGCGGCACTGCCGTGCCGCGCTGGAGTCCGACGAGCCGGCCGACGTCAAACTGCGTGCCGCACTGCACTCCTACGTCGACGACCTGCAGAACCATCCCGAGCTGTTCTTGCTGTTCAGCGAGAGCCAGCACATCGCCGCGATCCCCGATGCCCACGGCATCAGCACCAACGCCGAGGATTACGCCCAGACTCTGCTCGCAATCGTCAAGGAGGGCGTTGGCACAGGGGTTTTCCGCGCCGACCTGGAGCCCCGGTTGATGACGCACGGAATCCTCGGCATGCACAACTGGATCCATCGGTGGTACGCGCCCAACGGCCGGTGCTCACTGACCGAGATCGGCGAGGTCTTCGCCGAGATGATCCTTTCCGGTCTGCGCCCCTGA
- a CDS encoding thymidylate synthase, producing MPIATPYEDLLRLVLEQGTPKSDRTGTGTRSLFGHQLRYDLSAGFPLITTKKVHLKSVVYELLWFLRGESNVEWLQQHGVTIWDEWASATGDLGPVYGVQWRSWPTPSGEHVDQISAALDLLRTDPDSRRIIVSAWNVGEIPQMALAPCHALFQFYVADGRLSCQLYQRSADLFLGVPFNIASYALLTHMMAAQAGLGVGDFVWTGGDCHIYDNHVEQVTEQLSRDPRPYPELVLAQRDSIFDYQFEDVEIRNYDPHPAIKAPVAV from the coding sequence GTGCCGATCGCCACGCCGTATGAGGATCTGCTGCGACTTGTGCTCGAGCAGGGCACACCGAAATCCGATCGCACCGGGACCGGCACCCGCAGTCTGTTCGGCCACCAGTTGCGCTACGACCTGTCGGCCGGCTTCCCGCTGATCACCACCAAGAAGGTGCACCTGAAGTCGGTGGTCTACGAGCTGCTGTGGTTCCTGCGCGGCGAATCCAACGTCGAATGGCTGCAGCAGCACGGCGTCACTATCTGGGACGAATGGGCCTCTGCCACAGGCGATCTCGGTCCGGTATACGGGGTTCAGTGGCGGTCATGGCCGACCCCCTCAGGTGAGCATGTCGACCAGATCAGCGCGGCGCTGGACCTGTTGCGCACCGACCCCGACAGTCGCCGGATCATCGTGTCGGCGTGGAACGTCGGCGAGATCCCGCAGATGGCGCTGGCCCCCTGTCATGCGCTGTTCCAGTTCTACGTCGCCGACGGTCGGCTGAGCTGCCAGCTCTACCAGCGCAGCGCCGACCTGTTCCTGGGGGTCCCGTTCAACATCGCCAGCTACGCGCTGCTCACCCACATGATGGCAGCCCAGGCCGGGCTCGGCGTCGGCGACTTCGTCTGGACCGGCGGCGACTGCCACATCTACGACAACCACGTCGAGCAGGTCACCGAACAGCTGAGCCGCGATCCCCGCCCATACCCCGAATTGGTTCTTGCTCAGCGTGATTCGATCTTCGACTATCAGTTCGAAGACGTCGAGATCCGCAATTACGATCCGCACCCGGCGATCAAAGCGCCCGTCGCCGTATGA
- a CDS encoding dihydrofolate reductase, which yields MTGLGLIWAQSTSGVIGRDGGIPWRLPEDLARFKELTMGHTVVMGRRTWESLPKSVRPLPGRKNVVLTRQADYMAEGATVVSALDDVPDDDMWVIGGAEVYHLALPAATHCEVTEVQIDLRPDDEDALAPSLDESWVGTSGDWQDSSSGLRYRFHTFVRA from the coding sequence ATGACGGGCTTGGGGTTGATCTGGGCGCAGTCGACCTCTGGTGTCATCGGGCGGGACGGCGGAATTCCGTGGCGTCTGCCGGAGGATCTGGCCCGCTTCAAGGAACTCACGATGGGACACACCGTTGTGATGGGCCGCCGCACCTGGGAGTCGCTGCCCAAGTCCGTGCGGCCGCTGCCGGGCCGGAAAAATGTCGTACTCACCCGGCAAGCTGACTACATGGCTGAGGGAGCGACGGTGGTGAGCGCGTTGGACGACGTGCCCGATGACGACATGTGGGTGATCGGAGGTGCAGAGGTCTACCACCTCGCACTCCCGGCGGCCACGCACTGCGAGGTGACCGAGGTGCAGATCGATCTGCGCCCCGACGACGAGGACGCGTTGGCTCCGAGTCTCGACGAATCCTGGGTCGGCACGTCGGGGGACTGGCAGGACAGCAGTTCGGGACTGCGCTACCGGTTCCACACCTTCGTTCGGGCATGA